The Kitasatospora sp. NBC_00374 genome has a segment encoding these proteins:
- a CDS encoding DUF5132 domain-containing protein, with amino-acid sequence MPPLVPPFLVGLIVAPLAKRLLKPLVRGVVKTSVGLAMEVKKAAQEAGENIHDLAAEVAADVMAAQIAAGETEDHPGDGRHTAGNGAKGGAAGHAEGDARTPKIRATAGAVAGKSH; translated from the coding sequence ATGCCACCCCTGGTACCCCCCTTCCTGGTCGGTCTCATCGTCGCGCCGCTGGCCAAGCGACTTCTCAAGCCACTGGTGCGCGGGGTCGTCAAGACATCCGTCGGCCTCGCGATGGAGGTGAAGAAGGCGGCCCAGGAGGCCGGGGAGAACATCCACGACCTCGCGGCAGAAGTGGCCGCCGATGTGATGGCCGCCCAGATCGCCGCCGGTGAAACCGAGGACCACCCCGGTGACGGCCGGCACACCGCCGGGAACGGCGCCAAGGGAGGGGCTGCCGGCCACGCCGAGGGGGACGCGAGGACCCCGAAGATCCGGGCGACCGCCGGCGCCGTCGCCGGAAAGTCGCACTGA
- a CDS encoding ATP-binding cassette domain-containing protein yields the protein MPSLLGVAAGFGSVEPGASPRSVTPGRQRWDVKLVLGRPRTAEILAAALRRIPGITEAQANPVTGGVLVRHDARLRAADVGRIVRRVVSRVAEDPTGAGRQAPARPASASAPQTGRGPVVRPVLAVGGGVAAGVALIKGSALGRQLVAVGGVAVATAVVLRKAWHRTVAASRDAAGPGTERHPLLEIVGPHRRRLHRAATLSVACQAAEVALGTFLGWTGLVLIKGEAAPLVSLGLTTASAQLWGLAGLVAAACAAVAGLSYASNVQWRRLGQDIEHDWRGRTYRHVQHLELGHLEGERTSRVAGTLTNDVGQLGAFFAGPANDVLQLGTSLALLVPAFLLLAPQIAWIAFLPIPVIAWLSLHHQDKAAAGYAAAGERRARLGSQVINSLEAGATVKSFCTEDYEAERIDGLSEEVQESSRQTDRSTIRHAETVRACTTASMAGTLLIGGRAVLNGTLRFEVFSPLIGLPQMLLMRMSRLGGIADQYQRTLASYDRVQRLRALPVEADGGDGTLDPAEVRGEIVLDGVTFAYPGRPATLEDLSLTIPAGQVTALVGATGSGKTTIAKLLMRFQDVESGRVLLDGQDVRDLRRYDLRHAIGFVAQDPFLFDGSIADNIRYGSFGAPDEAVVQAAAMAEAHTFIATLPDGYDTLIGERGAALSGGQRQRIALARAILKDSPVVILDEATSAVDNETEAAIQRTLRSFAADRTMVVIAHRLSTVRHVDRIYVMDKGGIIAEQGTHDELLAQHGLYASLWQLQAGELAA from the coding sequence ATGCCATCGCTACTGGGTGTCGCAGCCGGATTCGGCTCCGTGGAACCGGGCGCGAGCCCCCGCTCGGTCACCCCGGGCCGCCAGCGCTGGGACGTCAAGCTGGTGCTCGGACGGCCCCGGACGGCCGAGATCCTCGCCGCCGCGCTGCGCCGCATTCCAGGGATCACCGAGGCCCAGGCCAACCCGGTCACCGGCGGGGTGCTCGTCCGGCACGACGCGCGGCTGCGCGCCGCGGACGTCGGCCGGATCGTCCGCAGGGTCGTCAGCCGGGTCGCGGAGGATCCGACCGGGGCGGGACGCCAGGCGCCGGCCCGGCCCGCCTCCGCGTCGGCCCCGCAGACGGGCCGCGGCCCGGTCGTGCGCCCCGTGCTCGCCGTCGGCGGCGGGGTCGCGGCCGGGGTCGCGCTGATCAAGGGGTCGGCACTGGGCAGGCAACTGGTGGCGGTGGGCGGGGTGGCCGTGGCGACCGCGGTCGTCCTGCGGAAGGCGTGGCACAGAACGGTCGCCGCGTCCCGGGACGCGGCCGGGCCCGGTACCGAACGCCACCCCCTGCTGGAGATCGTCGGACCGCACCGCCGCCGCCTCCACCGGGCCGCCACCCTGTCCGTCGCCTGCCAGGCCGCGGAAGTGGCACTCGGCACCTTCCTCGGCTGGACCGGCCTGGTCCTCATCAAGGGTGAGGCGGCCCCTCTGGTCAGCCTCGGCCTGACCACGGCCTCCGCCCAACTCTGGGGGCTCGCCGGGCTGGTGGCCGCGGCCTGCGCCGCGGTGGCGGGCCTCTCGTACGCCTCGAACGTCCAGTGGCGCCGACTCGGCCAGGACATCGAGCACGACTGGCGCGGCCGCACGTACCGACACGTCCAGCACCTCGAACTGGGACACCTGGAGGGCGAGCGGACCAGCCGGGTGGCCGGCACGCTCACCAACGACGTCGGCCAGCTGGGCGCCTTCTTCGCCGGCCCGGCCAACGACGTGCTGCAACTCGGCACCAGCCTGGCCCTCCTGGTACCGGCGTTCCTCCTGCTGGCACCGCAGATCGCGTGGATCGCGTTCCTGCCGATCCCGGTCATCGCCTGGCTCTCGCTGCACCACCAGGACAAGGCCGCGGCAGGCTACGCCGCCGCCGGCGAGCGCCGGGCCCGGCTGGGCAGCCAGGTGATCAACTCGCTCGAAGCCGGTGCGACCGTCAAGAGCTTCTGCACCGAGGACTACGAGGCCGAGCGCATCGACGGGCTGAGCGAGGAGGTCCAGGAGAGCAGCCGGCAGACCGATCGGAGCACGATCCGCCACGCCGAGACCGTCCGGGCCTGCACCACCGCGTCGATGGCCGGCACCCTGCTGATCGGTGGCCGTGCGGTGCTCAACGGCACCCTGCGCTTCGAGGTGTTCAGTCCGCTGATCGGGCTGCCCCAGATGCTGCTGATGCGGATGAGCCGGCTCGGCGGCATCGCCGACCAGTACCAGCGCACCCTCGCCTCCTACGACCGGGTCCAGCGGCTGCGTGCCCTGCCCGTCGAGGCGGACGGCGGCGACGGGACACTCGACCCCGCCGAGGTGCGGGGCGAGATCGTCCTTGACGGGGTCACCTTCGCCTACCCCGGCCGGCCGGCGACCCTGGAGGACCTCTCGCTGACCATCCCGGCCGGGCAGGTGACCGCCCTGGTGGGTGCCACCGGATCCGGCAAGACGACGATCGCCAAACTGCTGATGCGCTTCCAGGACGTGGAGTCCGGCCGGGTGCTGCTCGACGGGCAGGACGTCCGGGACCTGCGGCGGTACGACCTGCGCCACGCCATCGGCTTCGTCGCCCAGGACCCGTTCCTCTTCGACGGCAGCATCGCCGACAACATCCGCTACGGCAGCTTCGGAGCCCCGGACGAGGCCGTGGTCCAGGCCGCCGCCATGGCGGAGGCGCACACCTTCATCGCGACGCTGCCGGACGGCTACGACACCCTGATCGGCGAACGCGGCGCCGCGCTCTCCGGCGGCCAGCGGCAGCGGATCGCCCTGGCGCGCGCGATCCTCAAGGACTCGCCGGTCGTCATCCTCGACGAGGCCACCTCCGCCGTGGACAACGAGACCGAGGCCGCCATCCAGCGCACACTGCGCAGCTTCGCGGCCGACCGGACGATGGTCGTCATCGCCCACCGCCTCTCCACGGTCCGCCATGTCGACCGGATCTATGTCATGGACAAGGGCGGCATCATCGCCGAACAGGGCACCCACGACGAACTCCTCGCCCAGCACGGACTCTACGCATCCCTCTGGCAGCTCCAGGCCGGCGAACTCGCCGCCTGA